From the genome of Rana temporaria chromosome 8, aRanTem1.1, whole genome shotgun sequence:
GGGTCATTTACCGGGCAAAGATGGACAGAGGAAATTGGTTCCTAACAATGCACAGTGATGAGAGGTATGATAAAATAACATCTTATTACCgcctctgctgccagttccagcGACGTCTTCTCTCTAAATCTTGATATTTCACCTCTCGCCCAGATCTTTGTAtttatacctgacatcacttcctgtctctacgtgacatcacttcctgttttccatagagacttcctgtctgggttGAAGTGAGAtcgccaccttgtggagctcaaagAAACTGCAGCCCCAAGAAAACGTCTCATAGTGTGAACTCGGCCTTGTGCTGTGCTCAGTTAATTTTGCAGTAAAAGGACAGATTTTTTTTCGAATTATTGTTGTAATTAACCCTTAATTTGCCACATAAGCAAAAGATGCTTGAAAATATCTCTCTACcatgataaaaaaaaccttcccaTGTTGCTTTGCAAGACCTGTGACACCCCTGAATCCACtcctagtaaccaatcagcgATTACCCACCCCCCTCTGTTTATATATGTTCCCTCTTTTACCCCCCTTTGTAGGTTTTTGTTAGGAATGGATCTGAACCTGTGGTGTCTAGCTATGGATCTTCTCGCTGTACCACCGGGGATTCAGGACAGCTTCTTGCCTGATTCTTTGGACAATCTTACTTTATATCTTTTTATATTGAACCCTTTTGCTTCTCTCATGAACTtccagatttaaccacttaaggaccgcctcctgcacatttacgttggcagaatggcacggctgggcacaaacctgtacaggtacgtcctctttaagtgcccagccgtgggcccgcgacccagtccgaagctccgtgaccgcgggactcgcggacccgatcgccgctggagtccccggtgctgaagaatggggagagccgtgtgtaaacacagcttccccgtttttcactgtggcggcgccaccgatcgtgtgttcccttttatagggaagacacaatcgatgacgtcacacctacagccacacaaccctacagttagaaacagacatgaggtcacacataaccccttcagcgcccccttgtggttaactcccaaactgcaattatcattttcacagtaaacaatgcattttaaatgcattttttgctgtgaaaatgacaatggtcccaaaaatgtgtcaaaattgtccgaagtgtccgccataatgtcgcagtcacgaaaaaaatcgctgatcgccgccattagtagtaaaaaaaaaaaattaataaaaatgcaataaaacaatcccctattttgtaaatgctataatttttgcgcaaaccaaccgataaacgcttattgcgtttttttttaccaaaaatatgtagaagaatacgtatcggcctaaaaatgtaatttaaaatgatcgtgtgtgggcttcacatcatttttcgggttctgaaaaacgacattttttttcgaacatgctaaaTTTTTTCACACTGTTTTAAACGTTTTCGTtaatcgggttgtaaaaaatggtcgtgtgtgggctttaacgacatgaaaaatccgtgcatgctcagaagcaagttctgaggcgggagcgctcgttctggtaaaactagcgttcgtaatggagtaagcacattcatcacgctgtaacagactgaatagcgcgaatcgtcttttattaacacaaaatcagctaaagcagcccaaagggtggcgtcatccaaatggatctgccccctttatagtgccggcgtacgcgttgtacgtcaccgcgctttgctagagcatttttttttcacgatcgtgtgtaggcaaggccgttttaatgatcgggttgaaaaaaacattgttttttctagagcctgaaaaactttgttttttacaacctgaaattatcgtgtgtacgtggaagATAAGACAGAGAGTCTGGCGTCTCCCAACGTCACACAAGTTCCGTCTCCTGGACAGCACATGTCCCGGCATTGGACAAGTGTGATGTCTGTCAAAGGAGAAAATCAGAAGACAGGACTTGTGTGACAGCAGGCGCCCAGCGATTCAAAATAAAGCTGACACAGCAGGAGACGCCGGCCTGACACTCCCCCCTCAGTGTGTGGCACCTGGGGCGGACCACTTCCCCATTGCCTCAGCACCTGCCCAGGATCGTCCTGCACCTGaaatctggggacagtgtccttaatatggggactgtccccagaaactggggacgtctggtcaccctaaccttAGCATCACTGCTGCTGTAACGGAGAATCCAGAGACACAGGGGTTCACATCAGGAACAAACACACTGGAGAGCTGAAGACCAACCAGCAATTTCTAAAGGCAGCCAACTCTTTTTTTAGGGGGTAAGCCTTGCATTTTTTCTCTTGATTTTTTGTtacatggggttcccctttaaatcaatACCAAACTCAAAAGGTCTCGTATGGAATACAGGGAGACCTACTTCAGTTTTTCAAGTGgatcccccttaaaggagaaatacAGTCTGAGCTCACTTGGCTGGACTTcgcctatgggtcacaggagtgcaattaattttcatcagcagagagcggtctgcaGTCTGCATTTCGCTGACATCACCAAGGTCAGTCCAGCAAGGTGCATTATCTCGACTCCaggagtctggatccgccagctgcctggactgatggcagtctcagcgagctgtGGAGACGGCCGCTCCACAGCTCATCGCTTCAATGAGCGTGAAGGAGTAgtgcaggagagctgctgattgacaggcagcagctctctgctcggggagcagtgagaaccgagcccttttttttctttttacatcttCGATGAGTTTTTTTTGGCCcttccatccggctgtttcaactTGGTTTCTCAACCTTACGGTCACCTACAAGACCCCTGGAAGCTTCTCCTGGAAATGCCTGGGTTCCCATGATCATTACGGAAGACTGACCATCTTGGCTCTCTCTGCTCGATTGACTCATCGTCATCGACATTCAAGTCCACCATCTCTGGTAAGAGTACATAACCCAATATTTTGATTGACGATACAACACCTCGATGTTTCCACGTGTTCACTATATCACTGTGCTTCACATCCGAGCAACAACTATTTTATACTGGACTTTATGTCTTCAGTACATGGATTGGTTCATTCATTTGGACATTTCCCATAATCTTCCATATACgagttatatttatttatgttatgTTTTCACACTTTGTGACCTACCTTCATGTTTATAGCAACATTTCATTATTTGAAGATTGCTTACTCAACTTTTTAGTGCTACATTTTCCTATTTAACTCATTTATGAGAATGTAGTTGGTGTTCCAGAAACACGGCGTGATTCCTCACAGGACTGGGCTGTTTGTATTCATGCGGCTCCTCTTGTTTGAAGGGATATAAAATAGATGGTGGGGGGGTTTCTCTATGTTAGATGTGATGTGAACGTGAGCAAGAAAGACGATCTTGTGGTTGGTGTTCCGGAAACACGGCTTGGCTCCTCACAAGACTGGGCTGTTTGTATTCATGCCGATCCTCTTGTTTAGAGAAACGCAGTCCATAGAAAAGAAGGAAGGGGCTTTCTCTATGTTAGATGTGAAAGTGAGGAAGAAAGATGATCTTGTGGTTGGAGATGTAGTTGGTGCTCCAGAAACATGGCTTGACTCCTCAAAAGACAGGGCTGCTTGTATTCATGCCGATCCTCTTGTTTAGAGGGACACGGGACATAGAAAAGATGGAGGAGGGTATTCTCTGTTAGATGTGATGTGAAAGTGAGGAAGAAAGATGATCTTGTGGTTGATCTTCCGGAAACACGGCTTGGCTCCTCACAAGACTGGGCTGTTTGTATTCATGCTGATCCTCTTGTTTAGAGGGACACGGGACATAGAAAAGATGGAGGGGAGTTTCTCTATGTTTGATGTGAAAGTGAGGAAGAAAGATGAtcttgtggttggaggtggtgatggtgcggAGGAGGAATTACGGGAGGAATGATAGACGGGTCTATGAACTGAAGGACTTATCATTGGAGTCTACTACAGACGTCCTGAGATTTATGAAAAGGGGGAGGAGTCTGCTGTTCCAATAACTACAAGCCGGTAAAACCAAAACTACTAAGACACAAGATTAGGACCAAAACCTACAGGACGGGCCTTACTTGTAGTGTTAGAAAAAGgaataaaggaaaagaaaacaacATTTCATCATACAGATCTGAAAAGCAGACTTTTATCAATCAACTTTCAAAGAACATCGTCAGTTTAAGAAAGGAAATATTTAATCGTAATTTGTTTCATATTAACAAACGTCTCAATATATTCACATTTTTATTGCATGAATTAAACATTTTACATCAGCTAAGGCCGTATTTTGCAGATGGCTCTCTCCAAGCAAATGAAGATTCTTGGAAATACTGGTAACTACTGCACAGAAATGGTCAGTCCTGTTATGTAGTCTGATCTCCCTTTCTCTTCATCCACAAGCAATATCTAGTTCCTCTCTCACCATGATGTCTTCCATTGAAACTTCTGCTGAAGATCAGGAGAGATCAGACTACActgctagagggacccaaccagcagtgacaccccctccttctctttcctagagggacccaaccagcagtgacaccccctccttctctctcctagagggacccaaccagcagtgacaccccctccttctctctcctagagggacccaaccagcagtgacaccccctccttctctctccaagAGGGACCCAAtcggcagtgacaccccctccttctctctcctagagggacccaaccagcagtgacaccccctccttctctctcctagagggacccaaccagcagtgacaccccctccttctctctcctagaggaacccaaccagcagtgacaccccctccttctctctcctagagggacccaaccagcagtgacaccccctccttctctctcctagagggacccaaccagcagtgacaccccctccttctctctcctagagggacccaaccagcagtgacaccccctccttctctctcctagagggacccaacccgcagtgacaccccctctttctctctcctagagggacccaaccagcagtgacaccccctcctctctcctagagggacccaaccagcagtgacaccccctccttctctctcctagagggacccaacccgcagtgacaccccctccttctctctcctagagggacccaaccagcagtgacaccccctcctctctcctagagggacccaaccagcagtgacaccccctcctctctcctagagggacccaaccagcagtgacaccccctccttctctctcctagagggacccaaccagcagtgacaccccctccttctctctcctagagggacccaaccagcagtgacaccccctccttctctctcctagagggacccaacccgcagtgacaccccctctttctctctcctagagggacccaaccagcagtgacaccccctcctctctcctagagggacccaaccagcagtgacaccccctccttctctctcctagagggacccaacccgcagtgacaccccctccttctctctcctagagggacccaaccagcagtgacaccccctcctctctcctagagggacccaaccagcagtgacaccccctccttctcactcctagaggaacccaaccagcagtgacaccccctccttctctctcctagagggacccaaccagcagtgacaccccctcctcctctctcctagagggacccaaccagcagtgacaccccctccttctctctcctagagggacccaaccagcagtgacaccccctcctgctctctcctagagggacccaaccagcagtgacaccccctccttcttttTCCTAGCAGAGGAAGCCAGACAGAACTTTGAAGTCTTTAGTAATCTCTGATTTCCTTATAAGGTCTTTCTTCCATGATAAAAATCAGAGGAGCGCTCAGCCGTGTGttttctgaggtgtatatcaaggTGAGCTTCTTCCCAGTGTGAGATCTCGGATGTACGGCAAAATATGATTCTCTGTTTGGTAAGACAAGACTTCTGcaagaaacatttcccgcacaggGCAGGAACACGGCTCCCCCCATGTGCGATCTCTGATGTCTGACATTTTCTGATTTCCGTAGCTAACATTTCTCGCTTTCTGAACACGGAAGAAGCTGTTTCTGCATACGGCATTCACTATGGTGTCTAGTAACATCAGCCCACCGGAAAAAacgtttcccacactcaggacagcaaTATGACTTCTCGCTAGTGTGAGACTTCTCATGTATGGTAAGTGCAGACTTATGTGGAAAACATTTCTCGCATTTagagcaggaatacggcttctccatCGTGTGAGATTGTTGATGCCTATTAAGTTGAGATTTCAGTCTAAAGCATTTCCAGCACTCagagcaggaatacggcttctcccccgtgtgaaattGTTGATGTATAGTAAGATGATATTTCTGGCTATAACATTTGCCACACTCAGAGCAGGAAAACGGTTTCTCACCCGTGTGCACTCTCTGATGATTAATAAGTGAGTAATTAGTaaaaaaacttttcccgcactcagcacaggaatacggtttctcacctgtatgagatctctgatgtacaaTAAGTGTCGATTTCATtataaaacattttccacactcaggacagggataCGGCCTCTCCCCTGTGTGATATCTTTTATGTACAACAAGTCCTAATCTGCTtgaaaagcatttcccgcactcaaagcAGAaaaacggcttctcacctgtgtgagttctTTGATGGTCAGTAAGTGTCGATTTCATTTTAAAACATCTTCCACACTCAGTGCAGGAATACGGCCTCTCCCCTGTGTGATGTCTTTGATGTACAACAAGTTGTAATTTGCTtgaaaagcatttcccgcactcaggacaggaatagggCTTCTCGCCTGTATGAACTCTTTGATGTACAACAAGTTGCgagttctgtgaaaaacatttgccGCACTCGGGGCatgaatatggcttctcacccgtgtgggaTCTGTAATGTTTGTTTAGTTTTGCTATTTGAACAAACTGTTGCCCACACTCAAGGCAGGAATAATTTTTAACTTTGTGAGTTCTCTGATGTCTGACCAAATGTGCTTCACTtagaaaacatttcccgcactcagaacaggaatgaaATCCTGCCTGCTTGTGAGATATCTGATGTATAAAAAGACCTAAACCCGAGCTAAAACTTTCCCCACATTGAGGACAGGGAAAGGTCTCCTCCCCCTGAATTccggcaccatccctcacagtACAAGGTTGCTCAGAGTCGGAGGGATTCCATGGTCTATCCACACTGTGAAGTCCTCCATCCATAGTGGAGCTCATTGTCTTTTCTCCTCCACAAtctcctgtgatgtcctcatcttccattttacaacctggagataaagtgagacaatccttTGAGGGTTTCTCCCCCAGGTGGGACATGTAGTGTTTATTTAGTTTCGAGTTGGAAATAAAACTTTTTCCACACTCAGAGCAGGAATAGGGCCTCTCCCCTGTGTGATGTCTTTTATGTACAACAAGTTCGAATTTGCTtgaaaagcatttcccgcactcaggacaggaatacggcttttcccctgtgtgagatctctgatgtctgactAGTCCTGAATTTTGGAGAAAACATTtaccgcactcagggcaggaatatggTTTCTCAActgtgtgaaatctctgatgtttgCAAAGATCAGACTTcgctgcaaaacatttcccgcactcaaagcATGAAtgtggcttctcacccgtgtgcaatctctgatgtttgtaaagatcaGACTtctctgcaaaacatttcccgcacacagaGCATGAAtgtggcttctcacccgtgtgcgaTCTCTGATGTCTGCAACGGCTGTAACTATCCGAAAAACTTTTCCCACACTCAcggcaggaaaacggcttctcacccgtgtgtgaTCTGTAATGTATGTCCAGTTTTGCTTTACGAacaaagcatttcccgcactctgggcAGGAATAAGACTTCTTTCCTGTGTGAGAACTCTGATGTCCGACAGGTTCCGATTCATGACGAAGAAATGTATCGGACTTAGAACAGGAATGAACAGAGAAAATTTGCTCAGAGCTAAAACTTTCCCCACATTCAGGACAGGGAAATGTCTCGTCTCCCTGAATTCTGGCCCCATCCCCCACAGTACGAGGTTGCTCAGAGTCGGAGGGATTCCATGGTCTCTCCACACTGTGAAGTCCTCCATCCATAGTGGAGCTCGTTGTCTTTTCTCCTCCACAAtctcctgtgatgtcctcatcttccattttacaacctggagataaagtgagacgatcctttgagggtttctcccccgtgtgggaCATGTAGTGTTTATTTAGTTTTGAGTCGGAAATAAAACTTTCTCCACACTCAGAGCAGGGATAAGGTTTCACCCCTGTGTGATGTCTTTTATGTACAACAAGTTCTAATTTGCTtgaaaagcatttcccgcactcaggacaggggtACGGCTTCTCCTCAGAATGAACGGTTTGATGTACAACAAGTTGCGAttcctgtgaaaaacatttcccgcactcaggacaggggtACGGTTTCTCGTCAGTATGAACTATTTGATGTGCAACAAGTTGTGAttcctgtgaaaaacatttcccgcactcaggacaggaatacggcttctcctcaGTATGAACGGTTTGATGTACAACAAGTTGTGAttcctgtgaaaaacatttcccgcactcaggacaggggtACAGTTTCTCGTCAGTATGAACGGTTTGATGTACAACAAGTTGTGAttcctgtgaaaaacatttcccgcgcTCAGGGCatgaatatggcttctcacccgggggggatctgtagtgttGCTTTAGTTCTGATACACGAAGAAACTGTTTCCCAAACTCAAGGCGGGAATACGACTTCTCAACGTTGTGCGTTCTCTGATGTCTGACCAAATGTGCTTCACTtagaaaacatttcccgcactcagaacaggaatgaaATCCCGCCTGCTTGTGAGATATCTGATGTATAAAAAGACTTAAGCTTGTGGTAAAAAATTTCCCACATTCAGGACAGGGaaatgtctcctctccctgaaTTCCAGCCCCGTCCCCCACAGTACGAGGTTGCTCAGAGTCAGAGGGATTCCATGGTCTATCCACACTGTGAAGTCCTCCATCCATAGTGGAGCTCATTGTCTTTTCTCCTCCACAAtctcctgtgatgtcctcatcttccattttacaacctggagataaagtgagacgatcctctgagggtttctccatggcgtgtcctggaaaaatagaaaaacatcatcaatagatatgagagggttagttcacttccatcaagattccatctggatcaggtagatacgagtgaggagatgttctctgtggaggtcccaaccagctgggactcttcccccccatcaaagaacctttggtcctcctcccagatcacttctacatttacacagccttgtcagaagagcaggaaccaatggggacTGGGAGGGGCGTGCTCTTTACACAACCACAAGCCTAGGCACTGGGTCATGTGATCTCCAATAAACAAGAGGGTCAAAGTTCAGACTTGTAGACCCTTTACCATAGAACAAGTGAGCATAGGACTAGGCTTCTGGTGATatgcagtagagctgcacaattaatcgttaaaaaaattgtgatctcaatTCTACTCCCCTgatgatctccaatgcagagtttgccgattctttcatataacaagtggaaagacttacctgctcactcagctgtcaaaagaaaaaatacgggcagtctgccaagtttttaacaacatgaaactATGGcgcggattcacaaagcacttacgctcacgtatctccagatacgccgtgtaagtgcaaatatgcgccgtcgtatctgtgcgccggactcagaaactaagatacgcctaaaaacaggcttcatccgaccgacgtaacttgcctacgccggcgtagagtgggcgcatatttacgctggacgcatttggcgctcccattgattttctattcacatatgcaaatgagggagatacggtgattcacgaacgtacgtgcgcccgacgcagtgcgcgtaaagtcatacgtacggcgtaaagttatgccccataaaggaggtgcaactccGCAGCATCCatacaaagggctgcaccagggaacacaagccgacgtattttacgttggacgtgaatatgactaggcgtaggttacattcacgatgtaggcagtgatccgacgtatcttagggagtagttccgacatgattctgagcatgcgcactgggaatgcgtccacgggacggcgaatgcgccgttcgttatacgtatctgtctggcgctcggcccatcatttgcatggggtcacgcctcttttgcatggcttacgcccactgccggcttacgccaaggaaacccagcgcagttttggcagcactggctttgtgaattcagtgcttgcctctctgcgctgcgtcggcgtagcgtaaaggagatacgatacggcggcataaatgtgcgccgctgtatgtgaatccgggccattgtaactaacttccttctaatgccccgtacacacaattggattttccgatGGCCCGAATTTTTTGTCGGGATTCcatacagcttccccgttcttcactgtggcgctgtcattgattgtgtgttccctgatatagggaagcgcaatcaatgatgtcacacctacagccacaccccctacagttagaaacacatatgaggtcacactcaacccctagtggttaactcccaaactgcaattgtaattttcacagtaatcagtgcattatcagtgcatttttaatgcattttttgctgtgaaaatgacaatggtcccaaaaatgtgtcaaaattgtccgatgtgtccgaccataatgtcgcagtcacaaaaaaaaaaaaaaaaaagctgatcgccgccattagtagtaaaaaaaatgtttttttttataaaaatgcaataaaactatccccaattttgtaaacactataaattttgcgcaaaccaatcgataaacgctcattgcgattttttttaccaaaaatatgtagaagaatacgaattggcctaaacggaggaaacatttttttttatatatattttttggggatatttattatagcaaaaaggaaaaaatattgcatttttttcaaaattattgctctatttttgtttatagcgtaaaaaataaaaaccgcagaggtgatcaaataccaccaaaagaaagctctatttgtggggaaaaaaggacgccaattttgtttgggagccacgtcgcacgaccgcgcaattgtcagtttaatcaacgcagtgccgaatcgcaaaaactggccaggtcctttacctgcattttggtccgggtcttaagtggttaatgtgaaagatgatgttttacGCCGGGAGACTCGTGAGAGAATggcgattctcattttagccagaatcgagCAGCTCTAATATGCAGCACGGGAGGGAGCTTACCGCAGAATTTCCTCCCAGAAATAAAAAAGTGTTTCAGTCCTTCTGTTACCAGTCTTGTTGGGATGACAAGTATGGCGTAATAgagttttaggcttcatttccatggacgtttttacagccactttttagagcgttttttgcagcttaaaaacggctctctatgttagtctatggcctcatgcccaccatgacgtttttgagctgtagatggctgagccgtttttaagctgcaaaaaaaaaccaggaccagtgcgttctgaagctccagcgttagagctgtaaaaacgctcaaaaacgcgcacaaacgctcaaaaacgcgcaaaaactctAAAAACGATACCGCGGCGTTTTATCAGCAAAAATTTCTTGGGTCACTGTAGCCTCTGTAAACAGAGGAAATTaataataacatggacaggcttttttaagctgtaaaaaacgctcagaaaagtgtctgtaaaattgtccatggaaatgaagccttaggttAACATTTATCTATAAAAGTCTTCTGGAAGAAGAGGGATCAACCTAAGAAAGGCTCAATCTGTGTTATCATATCTGTGCTACTGTAACTAGGAGTGACACACAACCTAatactgccagctgaaccccaggacGGGTATCAGTACAGGGAGGGGACCATTATCAACTTATTATTGGCTGAGAACACTCAGCTCCGCCCTACTCTGgaacaatcagtgagcagtaacagagcagagataagagaagaatatattatgggtcacctgtgctgatctctgtaggagtgtcctcctctacgAATGTCCTCATCATTCCATCCTCCTCCGTAAATTGATGATCATCCCACACACACATCTCTTCTACTTCACACTCAACTTTCACgttcatcagatcttcaccctaaaccaacagaatggAAGCAAAAGAAAAGGTTTCCGTACTTTCTGCATTCAAAAACAGTCCGTTTATACTGCCGCCTACTGGAGGTTGAGACATCCAAAAAGCAGTCGATCCGAGGGGCGGATAACAGCCAGTGGTAGGCCCATAAGGGACTGGGAACTCAGGATTATCAGACAGAATAACCCCCGAATCTGGACCAGAGGAGACAAAGCCCCCTACAAGACGGGAAGCTTCCAATGACCAATGGAAGGCCACAGAGTATCAACCAGGGCAGAAAAGATCACTGCCAAGGGTGATGActccactgaggcctcgtacacatgggcaagaatctcataaggaaaaaaacgttggttttcccgacaaga
Proteins encoded in this window:
- the LOC120910606 gene encoding zinc finger protein 585B-like encodes the protein MEPPNDRNLPERCPHPLYSRDSTQEDHNYAKHHQGENNIVVEEEADGVMETPEFLQYEFETITVESSSYINPPERCPRPLYSWDCTQEDHNYAKRYQGEDLMNVKVECEVEEMCVWDDHQFTEEDGMMRTFVEEDTPTEISTGHAMEKPSEDRLTLSPGCKMEDEDITGDCGGEKTMSSTMDGGLHSVDRPWNPSDSEQPRTVGDGAGIQGEETFPCPECGKFFTTSLSLFIHQISHKQAGFHSCSECGKCFLSEAHLVRHQRTHNVEKSYSRLEFGKQFLRVSELKQHYRSPPGEKPYSCPERGKCFSQESQLVVHQTVHTDEKLYPCPECGKCFSQESQLVVHQTVHTEEKPYSCPECGKCFSQESQLVAHQIVHTDEKPYPCPECGKCFSQESQLVVHQTVHSEEKPYPCPECGKCFSSKLELVVHKRHHTGVKPYPCSECGESFISDSKLNKHYMSHTGEKPSKDRLTLSPGCKMEDEDITGDCGGEKTTSSTMDGGLHSVERPWNPSDSEQPRTVGDGARIQGDETFPCPECGESFSSEQIFSVHSCSKSDTFLRHESEPVGHQSSHTGKKSYSCPECGKCFVRKAKLDIHYRSHTGEKPFSCRECGKSFSDSYSRCRHQRSHTGEKPHSCSVCGKCFAEKSDLYKHQRLHTGEKPHSCFECGKCFAAKSDLCKHQRFHTVEKPYSCPECGKCFLQNSGLVRHQRSHTGEKPYSCPECGKCFSSKFELVVHKRHHTGERPYSCSECGKSFISNSKLNKHYMSHLGEKPSKDCLTLSPGCKMEDEDITGDCGGEKTMSSTMDGGLHSVDRPWNPSDSEQPCTVRDGAGIQGEETFPCPQCGESFSSGLGLFIHQISHKQAGFHSCSECGKCFLSEAHLVRHQRTHKVKNYSCLECGQQFVQIAKLNKHYRSHTGEKPYSCPECGKCFSQNSQLVVHQRVHTGEKPYSCPECGKCFSSKLQLVVHQRHHTGERPYSCTECGRCFKMKSTLTDHQRTHTGEKPFFCFECGKCFSSRLGLVVHKRYHTGERPYPCPECGKCFIMKSTLIVHQRSHTGEKPYSCAECGKSFFTNYSLINHQRVHTGEKPFSCSECGKCYSQKYHLTIHQQFHTGEKPYSCSECWKCFRLKSQLNRHQQSHTMEKPYSCSKCEKCFPHKSALTIHEKSHTSEKSYCCPECGKRFFRWADVTRHHSECRMQKQLLPCSESEKC